A window of the Zootoca vivipara chromosome 14, rZooViv1.1, whole genome shotgun sequence genome harbors these coding sequences:
- the C14H7orf50 gene encoding uncharacterized protein C7orf50 homolog isoform X2: protein MEKKPEEDKDEELSPEEKRTLERKLKKERKKEEKRLMREKGIIVKKVESKKPSRSELALDYLTSWSESPKEWKFQKTRQTWLLLHMYEKDKVPDEYFSILLRYLEGLQGSARDVTVQKAEAVMKEYDNSEREDSSQLEKCERIRKVLQLLS, encoded by the exons GAAAAGAAACCGGAGGAGGATAAAGATGAAGAACTTTCTCCAGAGGAAAAGAGGACGTTAGAAAGAAAGCTGAAGAAAGAGCgtaagaaggaagaaaagagattAATGCGAGAAAAAGGGATCATAGTTAAGAAAGTAGAATCTAAGAAACCATCACGGTCAGAGTTGGCACTAGACTATTTAACTAG cTGGTCTGAAAGTCCCAAAGAATGGAAGTTTCAGAAGACAAGGCAAACTTGGCTTCTTTTACACATGTATGAAAAAGACAAG GTCCCTGATGAATATTTTTCCATTTTGCTGCGGTACCTTGAAGGACTCCAAGGCAGTGCGCGAGACGTAACTGTGCAGAAAGCAGAAGCTGTCATGAAGGAATATGACAATTCTGAAAGAGAAGATTCAAGCCAACTGGAGAAATGTGAGCGGATCCGAAAAGTTCTACAGTTGTTATCATGA
- the C14H7orf50 gene encoding uncharacterized protein C7orf50 homolog isoform X3 — protein sequence MREKGIIVKKVESKKPSRSELALDYLTSWSESPKEWKFQKTRQTWLLLHMYEKDKVPDEYFSILLRYLEGLQGSARDVTVQKAEAVMKEYDNSEREDSSQLEKCERIRKVLQLLS from the exons ATGCGAGAAAAAGGGATCATAGTTAAGAAAGTAGAATCTAAGAAACCATCACGGTCAGAGTTGGCACTAGACTATTTAACTAG cTGGTCTGAAAGTCCCAAAGAATGGAAGTTTCAGAAGACAAGGCAAACTTGGCTTCTTTTACACATGTATGAAAAAGACAAG GTCCCTGATGAATATTTTTCCATTTTGCTGCGGTACCTTGAAGGACTCCAAGGCAGTGCGCGAGACGTAACTGTGCAGAAAGCAGAAGCTGTCATGAAGGAATATGACAATTCTGAAAGAGAAGATTCAAGCCAACTGGAGAAATGTGAGCGGATCCGAAAAGTTCTACAGTTGTTATCATGA
- the C14H7orf50 gene encoding uncharacterized protein C7orf50 homolog isoform X4, whose protein sequence is MYEKDKVPDEYFSILLRYLEGLQGSARDVTVQKAEAVMKEYDNSEREDSSQLEKCERIRKVLQLLS, encoded by the exons ATGTATGAAAAAGACAAG GTCCCTGATGAATATTTTTCCATTTTGCTGCGGTACCTTGAAGGACTCCAAGGCAGTGCGCGAGACGTAACTGTGCAGAAAGCAGAAGCTGTCATGAAGGAATATGACAATTCTGAAAGAGAAGATTCAAGCCAACTGGAGAAATGTGAGCGGATCCGAAAAGTTCTACAGTTGTTATCATGA